The DNA segment TCTTCGCCCATGATGTCTTGCGGCATAAACACAGCCTCACCGCCATTGTGAATCACGTGCTCAATGATTTCACCAATCGCATCATCTGTGACACCTTCTGCAGCAGCATCATTAGCGATGCTTAAAGTCTGTGCTTTTTCGTCAATCTTGGCAGATTGTATATAACCACGGCGCACATAGAGGGTCTCGCCCGCTCCTTGGAAGGCGCTGCGATAGACTTCTTGTAAGTCAGTCTGCAACATATTGGCACCGCGAGCTTTATCAATTTCACCCATGGCCGCTTGGTGTAATGAAGTACGGTACTCTTCTACCGCCTCTTGTACACAATCGACGATATGCTGGGCGCTACCATCTTCTAGATTGGTGGCGTTTGATACCGTGGCAATGATGTTTTCTGGACGGTCACATACTTCTTTATAATAGCCGATATTTTTTGCGTCACCGACGATGACGAGAGGCATTTTATGCTCGCCCCACAGCTCTTGTACGCTCTTATCCACTTGGTTAAAGAACTCTTTTAAATGACTGCTTTCGTTACTTGCAGAACGGTCAGAGCCACCGTCACTGGTTGTATACAGACCGTTATTCTCGATAGGAAAGGCAATACTTTCCATATTGTTTTGCACGTCATCATCTTTATCAAGCTCTCTAACAACGCGATCATTAGATGCTTCAATCAAGCGGGCACTATCACGGGTCAGTACCACTGTATAGTAATGTACCGCGCTTGCCATATCGCGAACCAAATCACGAGTAGCAAATCTGTTTGAAATGACCACGCGTTCGGTCGTATCAATCGGCATACG comes from the Psychrobacter immobilis genome and includes:
- a CDS encoding AOC03_06830 family ribosome hibernation factor, encoding MKATLKSLRETKANPAVSIFVKTHREHPDNDKDPIALKNQLKVVEERLTKEYDKRTATTILDNIHAKTNELNHNYNLDTLAIFASVDDVQVIRMPIDTTERVVISNRFATRDLVRDMASAVHYYTVVLTRDSARLIEASNDRVVRELDKDDDVQNNMESIAFPIENNGLYTTSDGGSDRSASNESSHLKEFFNQVDKSVQELWGEHKMPLVIVGDAKNIGYYKEVCDRPENIIATVSNATNLEDGSAQHIVDCVQEAVEEYRTSLHQAAMGEIDKARGANMLQTDLQEVYRSAFQGAGETLYVRRGYIQSAKIDEKAQTLSIANDAAAEGVTDDAIGEIIEHVIHNGGEAVFMPQDIMGE